Proteins from a genomic interval of Erwinia sp. SLM-02:
- the glyA gene encoding serine hydroxymethyltransferase: MLKRDMNIADYDADLWQAMEQEKVRQEEHIELIASENYTSPRVMQAQGSQLTNKYAEGYPGKRYYGGCEYVDIVEQLAIDRAKALFGADYANVQPHSGSQANFAVYTALLQPGDTILGMNLAHGGHLTHGSPVNLSGKLYNVIPYGIDETGKIDYNELAELAKQHQPKMIVGGFSAYSGVCDWAKMREIADSVGAYLFVDMAHVAGLIAADVYPNPVPHAHIVTSTTHKTLAGPRGGLILAQGGDEDLYKKLNSAVFPGGQGGPLMHVIAGKAVAFKEAMEPEFKTYQQQVAKNAKAMVEVFLERGYNVVSGGTHNHLFLLDLVDKNLTGKEADAALGRANITVNKNSVPNDPKSPFVTSGIRIGSPAVTRRGFKEAEVRELAGWISDILDNINDEGVSERVKKQVLDICARFPVYA; encoded by the coding sequence ATGTTAAAGCGTGATATGAATATTGCCGATTACGATGCCGATTTATGGCAGGCGATGGAGCAGGAGAAAGTGCGTCAGGAAGAGCACATCGAACTGATTGCTTCAGAAAACTATACCAGCCCACGTGTAATGCAGGCTCAGGGATCCCAGCTGACTAACAAATATGCCGAAGGGTATCCGGGTAAACGCTACTACGGCGGCTGTGAGTACGTGGATATCGTTGAGCAGCTGGCTATCGATCGTGCGAAAGCGCTGTTCGGTGCTGACTATGCCAACGTGCAGCCGCACTCGGGTTCGCAGGCGAACTTCGCGGTTTATACCGCGCTGCTGCAGCCGGGTGACACCATCCTCGGTATGAACCTGGCGCACGGTGGCCACCTGACTCACGGTTCACCGGTAAACCTGTCCGGTAAGCTGTATAACGTGATCCCTTACGGTATCGACGAAACCGGCAAAATTGACTACAACGAGCTGGCCGAACTGGCTAAACAGCATCAGCCAAAAATGATCGTAGGCGGCTTCTCTGCCTACTCCGGCGTGTGCGACTGGGCTAAAATGCGTGAAATCGCTGACAGCGTTGGCGCTTACCTGTTCGTTGATATGGCCCACGTTGCGGGTCTGATCGCGGCCGACGTTTACCCTAACCCGGTTCCTCATGCGCATATCGTCACCTCTACCACCCACAAAACCCTGGCGGGTCCACGTGGTGGTCTGATCCTGGCGCAGGGCGGCGACGAAGATCTGTACAAGAAACTGAACTCCGCGGTCTTCCCTGGCGGCCAGGGTGGTCCTCTGATGCACGTTATCGCCGGTAAAGCGGTGGCGTTCAAAGAAGCGATGGAGCCAGAGTTCAAAACCTACCAGCAGCAGGTTGCTAAAAACGCTAAGGCGATGGTTGAAGTGTTCCTGGAGCGCGGCTATAACGTGGTTTCCGGCGGTACCCATAACCACCTGTTCCTGCTGGATCTGGTTGATAAAAACCTGACCGGTAAAGAAGCCGACGCCGCGCTGGGCCGTGCTAACATCACCGTGAACAAGAACAGCGTGCCTAACGATCCTAAGAGCCCGTTCGTCACTTCCGGTATCCGTATTGGTTCTCCGGCCGTCACCCGTCGTGGCTTCAAAGAAGCTGAAGTTCGCGAGCTGGCTGGCTGGATCAGCGATATTCTTGACAATATCAATGACGAAGGCGTGAGCGAGCGCGTGAAGAAGCAGGTTCTGGATATCTGCGCACGCTTCCCGGTATACGCATAA
- a CDS encoding 3-phenylpropionate MFS transporter: protein MTIRSTYWLGLGYFTYFFAYGVYLPFWGVWLEGSGMKPEQIGLLLGCGMIARFTGSLLIASRVTNPSQLVNALRLLALFSLLFALGFCFGSQWLWLLMVMVGFNLVFSPLVPLSDALAATWQRQIALPYGPVRLWGSLAFVISSALTGVLVNQFSHQAILMLLCAGCGAMLAGMLLRPAVMPQGTAKHGTHAGWRVWLQMLRENAVWRFMLCVTLMQGAHAAYYGFSAIYWQQAGYSASVVGYLWSLGVVAEIVIFASSNRLFRRWRARDLLLLSGAAAIIRWSLMATTTDLGWLIVAQILHCGSFTVCHLAAMRFIASREGAEVIRLQSLYSALAMGGGIAIMTMVCGVLYQHLHGGVFWVMALLVVPALFLRPKVR, encoded by the coding sequence ATGACGATACGATCGACGTACTGGCTGGGGCTGGGCTACTTCACTTACTTCTTTGCCTACGGTGTTTATCTGCCCTTCTGGGGAGTGTGGCTGGAAGGCAGCGGCATGAAGCCCGAACAGATAGGTCTGCTGCTGGGCTGTGGCATGATTGCCCGCTTCACCGGCAGCCTGCTGATTGCCTCCCGCGTCACCAATCCCTCTCAGCTGGTCAATGCGCTGCGCCTGCTGGCGCTGTTCAGCCTGCTGTTTGCCCTGGGCTTCTGCTTCGGATCGCAGTGGCTCTGGCTGCTGATGGTGATGGTGGGCTTTAACCTGGTGTTCTCACCGCTGGTGCCGCTGAGCGATGCGCTGGCGGCGACCTGGCAGCGGCAAATCGCGCTGCCTTACGGGCCGGTGCGGCTGTGGGGCTCGCTGGCGTTTGTTATCAGCTCGGCGCTGACCGGCGTGCTGGTCAATCAGTTCTCCCACCAGGCTATCCTGATGCTGCTGTGTGCAGGCTGCGGCGCGATGCTGGCCGGAATGCTGCTGCGACCGGCGGTGATGCCGCAGGGCACGGCGAAGCACGGCACGCACGCCGGATGGCGGGTATGGCTGCAGATGCTGCGGGAGAATGCCGTCTGGCGCTTTATGCTGTGCGTGACGCTGATGCAGGGGGCGCATGCCGCCTACTATGGCTTCAGCGCAATCTACTGGCAGCAGGCGGGCTATTCGGCCAGCGTGGTGGGCTATCTGTGGTCGCTGGGCGTGGTGGCTGAAATCGTCATTTTTGCCTCAAGCAACCGGCTGTTCCGTCGCTGGCGTGCCCGGGATCTGCTGCTGCTCTCGGGCGCTGCGGCCATTATTCGCTGGAGCCTGATGGCAACCACCACCGATCTGGGATGGCTGATTGTGGCGCAGATCCTTCACTGCGGCAGTTTCACCGTTTGTCACCTGGCGGCGATGCGTTTTATTGCCTCCCGGGAGGGCGCAGAGGTGATCCGCCTGCAGTCCCTTTACTCGGCCCTGGCGATGGGGGGCGGTATTGCCATTATGACCATGGTTTGCGGCGTGCTGTATCAGCATCTGCACGGCGGCGTCTTCTGGGTGATGGCGCTGCTGGTGGTTCCGGCCCTGTTCCTGCGGCCAAAAGTGCGCTAG
- the suhB gene encoding inositol-1-monophosphatase, which yields MHPMLNIAVRAARKAGNVIAKNYETPDAVEASQKGSNDFVTNVDREAERQIIEVIRKSYPKHTIITEESGELAGEDQDIQWIIDPLDGTTNFIKRLPHFSVSIAVRIKGRTEVAVVYDPMRNELFSAVRGQGAQLNGYRLRGSTARDLDGTILATGFPFKLKQHATPYINIVGKLFTQCADFRRTGSAALDLAYTAAGRVDGYFEIGLKPWDFAAGELLVREAGGLVTDFVGAHGYMLSGNIVAGNPRVVKSILASIRDELSEALKR from the coding sequence ATGCATCCGATGCTCAACATCGCCGTGCGCGCTGCGCGCAAGGCCGGAAACGTAATTGCTAAGAACTATGAAACCCCGGACGCAGTCGAAGCCAGCCAGAAAGGCAGCAACGACTTCGTAACTAATGTTGACCGCGAAGCGGAACGCCAGATTATCGAGGTGATTCGCAAGTCTTACCCGAAACACACCATTATTACTGAAGAAAGTGGTGAGTTAGCCGGTGAAGACCAGGATATACAGTGGATTATCGACCCTCTGGATGGCACCACCAACTTCATCAAACGCCTGCCCCACTTCTCTGTTTCTATCGCCGTGCGCATCAAAGGCCGCACCGAAGTAGCGGTAGTTTATGACCCAATGCGTAATGAACTGTTCAGCGCCGTTCGCGGCCAGGGCGCACAGCTTAACGGCTATCGTCTGCGCGGCAGCACCGCTCGCGACCTGGATGGCACCATCCTGGCGACCGGTTTCCCGTTCAAGCTGAAACAGCACGCTACCCCGTATATCAACATCGTCGGCAAACTGTTTACCCAGTGTGCAGATTTCCGCCGTACCGGTTCCGCCGCGCTGGACCTGGCCTACACCGCGGCCGGCCGCGTTGACGGTTACTTTGAAATAGGCCTGAAGCCGTGGGATTTCGCCGCCGGTGAACTGCTGGTGCGTGAAGCCGGTGGTCTGGTTACCGATTTTGTTGGCGCACACGGTTACATGCTTTCAGGAAACATCGTTGCCGGTAACCCGCGCGTGGTGAAATCTATCCTGGCCAGCATTCGCGATGAGCTGAGTGAAGCGCTGAAGCGTTAA
- a CDS encoding DUF1007 family protein: MLRYNSYIVGLVLVVGSVPSAWSHPHSFIDMQTTLVHQDDTITGLKMRWVMDEITSADLLYDAGDAKPDSVIWKKLAAEVMANVLGQHYFTEFWHQKQPVKFENLPTEYHLSRQGHQAVLEFIMPLAHPQPLKGQRYVFSTFDPTYFVDMYYDSEKSLKIPEELAKECKFELKTPKPNASMQAYALSLDKADAPAEEMDLGRQFAQTVTLACQ, translated from the coding sequence TTGTTACGTTATAACAGTTACATTGTTGGGCTGGTGCTCGTGGTGGGTTCTGTACCTTCGGCATGGTCGCATCCGCACAGCTTTATCGATATGCAGACCACTCTGGTCCATCAGGATGACACTATTACCGGCTTAAAGATGCGCTGGGTGATGGATGAAATTACCTCAGCCGACCTGCTGTACGATGCCGGGGACGCCAAACCCGACTCGGTAATCTGGAAGAAACTGGCTGCTGAAGTGATGGCTAACGTACTGGGGCAGCACTATTTCACTGAGTTCTGGCATCAGAAACAGCCGGTGAAGTTTGAAAATCTGCCGACGGAGTATCACCTGTCCCGGCAGGGCCATCAGGCGGTGCTGGAATTTATCATGCCGCTGGCGCATCCTCAGCCGCTTAAGGGCCAGCGTTATGTCTTCTCTACCTTTGACCCAACCTACTTTGTTGATATGTATTATGACTCGGAAAAATCTTTGAAAATCCCCGAAGAGCTGGCGAAAGAGTGCAAATTTGAGCTGAAAACGCCAAAGCCCAATGCCTCGATGCAGGCCTATGCGCTGTCGCTGGATAAAGCGGATGCACCGGCGGAAGAGATGGATCTGGGCCGTCAGTTTGCTCAGACGGTGACGCTGGCATGTCAGTAA
- a CDS encoding nickel/cobalt transporter, producing MSVNSLPTPARGWRQFWPLYLLIAALLACALLVWQYWPQILLQSVLWQKNLHQQMTGLLQQVASHPHRAGLTLMGFSLLYGILHALGPGHGKVVIATFLATHPTRVKTSLQLTLMAAVVQGGVAIALVTVMLVVLKLSSRQMHLSSYWLEKSSYLLVAGLGLWLCWRAGRRLLLTLRAAGKGRGMTIQRILPAGHQHSESCGCGHQHVPDSAQLAAVVGWKTKSLVVLSMGMRPCSGAIMMLLFSKVIGVYGWGVLSAIAMALGTALTVSGMALLVQISRILALRLSRDRPVAEWQKVALNCLALSGGILLLAAGIVLWLSAQPAISGGIRPLFAR from the coding sequence ATGTCAGTAAACAGCCTGCCGACGCCTGCGCGCGGCTGGCGCCAGTTCTGGCCGCTGTATCTGCTGATAGCGGCGCTGTTGGCCTGTGCGCTGCTGGTGTGGCAATACTGGCCGCAGATCCTGCTGCAAAGCGTTCTGTGGCAAAAAAATCTGCACCAGCAGATGACCGGGCTGCTGCAGCAGGTTGCCAGCCATCCTCACCGGGCAGGACTGACGCTGATGGGGTTCAGCCTGCTGTACGGCATTCTTCATGCGCTTGGACCCGGGCATGGCAAAGTGGTGATTGCCACCTTCCTTGCCACGCACCCCACGCGGGTCAAAACCAGCCTGCAGTTAACCCTGATGGCGGCGGTGGTGCAGGGCGGCGTGGCGATTGCCCTGGTGACGGTGATGCTGGTGGTGCTGAAACTCTCTTCCCGGCAGATGCATCTCAGCAGCTACTGGCTGGAGAAGAGCAGCTATCTGCTGGTGGCAGGCCTGGGTCTGTGGCTGTGCTGGCGCGCGGGTCGGAGGCTGCTGCTTACGCTGCGCGCGGCCGGCAAAGGGCGCGGCATGACTATCCAGCGGATCCTGCCGGCCGGCCATCAGCACAGTGAAAGCTGTGGCTGCGGGCATCAGCACGTACCGGACAGTGCTCAGCTGGCGGCGGTCGTGGGCTGGAAAACCAAAAGTCTGGTGGTCCTGTCGATGGGGATGCGTCCCTGTTCCGGGGCGATTATGATGCTGCTGTTCTCAAAGGTGATCGGCGTGTACGGCTGGGGCGTGCTGTCGGCGATAGCGATGGCGCTGGGGACGGCGCTGACTGTCTCCGGCATGGCGCTGCTGGTGCAGATATCACGGATACTGGCGCTGCGCCTCAGCCGGGATCGTCCGGTGGCGGAGTGGCAGAAGGTGGCGCTGAACTGCCTGGCGCTCAGCGGCGGCATACTGCTGCTGGCGGCGGGGATCGTGCTGTGGCTGAGCGCGCAGCCCGCTATTTCCGGGGGGATCCGTCCGCTGTTTGCCCGCTAG
- the csiE gene encoding stationary phase inducible protein CsiE: MTSEYSPDTSVFSRQQRRCHLILMLFLPEPVVTLKLFCQLNGVEEAVARQDIAEVTQEIQRYHQLIIEQDQQGTLRLNGTQLNQRLCLLHGLRRALRLSPDFVCHYFTPRIKQRLQEYEVSKALYDEHNLQALILHCSRQLMREFNERDRHFLQIYLQYSLAHDGLVDFNPEQARWLSAKTEYALAQEILHCWHRQGYRQTSADDAIPLALLFSQLHIPSVGQPVGDHEARLLVAINQLILRFQQLSGMQFSRHDELCAQLFSHLAQALERVQFAVGIDHSLVEDVARQYPRLLRTTRAALVEFEQHFSLRFSEEELGLIAIIFGAWLMQENALHEKQVLLLTGYDTELERCVEQQLRELTLLPLNIKYLTVDDYQRNSAPKGISLVITPYITTLPLFSPPLIHAELPLGEHQQRSIRALLES; encoded by the coding sequence ATGACGAGTGAGTACTCACCAGACACCTCTGTTTTTTCCCGTCAGCAACGGCGCTGCCATCTCATTCTGATGCTTTTCCTCCCTGAACCTGTGGTGACGCTGAAACTTTTCTGCCAGCTCAACGGCGTGGAAGAAGCGGTAGCCCGGCAAGATATAGCGGAGGTGACGCAGGAGATCCAGCGTTATCACCAGCTGATTATCGAGCAGGATCAACAGGGGACTTTACGGCTGAATGGCACGCAGCTCAATCAGCGGCTTTGTCTGCTGCACGGTTTGCGCCGGGCACTGCGGCTATCCCCTGATTTTGTCTGCCATTATTTTACCCCGAGAATCAAACAGCGCCTGCAGGAGTATGAGGTCAGCAAAGCCCTGTATGACGAGCATAATTTACAGGCGCTGATCCTGCACTGCTCCCGGCAGCTTATGCGGGAATTCAACGAACGCGATCGCCACTTTTTGCAGATTTACCTGCAGTATTCCCTCGCCCATGACGGCCTGGTGGATTTCAATCCTGAGCAGGCTCGCTGGCTGAGTGCCAAAACAGAGTATGCGCTGGCGCAGGAAATCCTCCACTGCTGGCATCGGCAGGGCTACCGGCAAACCTCTGCGGATGATGCCATTCCGCTGGCGCTGCTGTTCAGCCAGCTGCATATCCCCAGCGTCGGCCAGCCGGTCGGCGATCACGAAGCTCGTTTACTGGTGGCAATCAACCAGCTTATTCTGCGCTTTCAGCAGCTGTCGGGTATGCAGTTCAGCCGCCATGATGAACTGTGCGCCCAGCTTTTCAGCCATCTGGCACAGGCGCTGGAGCGCGTGCAGTTTGCGGTGGGGATTGACCATTCCCTGGTGGAGGACGTGGCGCGGCAATACCCCCGCCTGCTGCGGACAACGCGCGCCGCTCTGGTCGAGTTTGAGCAGCACTTCTCTCTACGATTCTCTGAAGAGGAGCTGGGGCTGATTGCCATTATCTTCGGTGCCTGGCTGATGCAGGAAAACGCCCTGCATGAAAAACAGGTGCTGCTGCTGACCGGTTACGACACCGAGCTGGAGCGCTGCGTCGAACAGCAGCTGCGCGAACTGACGCTGCTGCCGCTGAACATCAAATACCTGACGGTGGATGACTATCAGCGCAACAGTGCACCAAAGGGAATCTCACTGGTGATCACCCCGTATATCACCACGCTGCCGCTGTTTTCCCCTCCGCTGATCCATGCCGAACTGCCGCTGGGCGAACACCAGCAGCGCAGTATCCGGGCGCTGCTGGAATCCTGA
- the trmJ gene encoding tRNA (cytosine(32)/uridine(32)-2'-O)-methyltransferase TrmJ, which produces MLQNIRIVLVETSHTGNMGSVARAMKTMGLTNLYLVNPLVKPDSQAIALAAGASDVIGNATIVDTFDEAIAGCGLVVGTSARSRSLPWPMLDPRECGLKSVEEGQQAPVALVFGRERVGLTNEELQKCHYHVAIAANPEYSSLNLAMAVQVITYEVRMAWLQSQETDAAGVTESPYPLVDDLERFYQHMEKMMVASGFIREATPGQVMSKMRRLFTRARPEKDELNILRGMLSSLEKKREN; this is translated from the coding sequence ATGCTGCAAAATATCCGAATCGTACTGGTTGAAACGTCCCACACCGGCAATATGGGCTCCGTTGCCCGCGCTATGAAAACGATGGGTTTAACAAATCTTTATCTGGTTAATCCGCTGGTTAAACCGGATTCGCAGGCCATCGCCCTGGCCGCCGGCGCCAGCGATGTGATTGGCAATGCCACCATCGTCGATACCTTTGATGAAGCGATTGCCGGCTGCGGCCTGGTGGTGGGCACCAGCGCACGTTCCCGTTCGCTGCCGTGGCCGATGCTCGACCCGCGCGAATGCGGTCTGAAAAGCGTGGAAGAGGGGCAGCAGGCACCGGTTGCACTGGTCTTTGGCCGCGAACGCGTTGGCCTGACCAACGAAGAGCTGCAGAAGTGCCATTATCACGTGGCGATTGCCGCGAACCCGGAATACAGCTCGCTGAACCTGGCGATGGCCGTTCAGGTGATTACCTATGAGGTACGGATGGCCTGGCTGCAATCGCAGGAAACCGATGCTGCCGGAGTAACCGAATCGCCTTATCCTCTGGTGGACGATCTTGAGCGTTTTTACCAGCACATGGAGAAGATGATGGTAGCCAGCGGCTTCATTCGCGAGGCGACTCCGGGGCAGGTTATGAGCAAAATGCGTCGTCTGTTTACCCGTGCGCGGCCCGAAAAAGATGAGCTAAACATCCTTCGCGGCATGCTTTCATCCCTTGAAAAAAAGCGGGAAAACTGA